In Candidatus Tectomicrobia bacterium, a single window of DNA contains:
- a CDS encoding leucyl aminopeptidase has product MRFSVASGDGWSQGTDAIILPIAEKAKNDRLDKALGGALSALARRGVFEGKAGQVHALRVPSRGGRRGPEVAVLAGLGKAGEATQETVRRALGSAGRRARSEGARSVAVSLDGAVGGGLGAEEAARAAAEGLALGLYRMERFKGAKSREKLAKERMERAVLCGGRGISRSAMSRGMRLGQILAEGTAVARDLVNTPSNEKRPPDLAAEVRRIARKAGLRCTVLDGRQLARLKMGALLAVARGSSAPARVFVLEYRPGRSSSRPIAFVGKGVTFDTGGISIKPSSGLELMTTDMSGAAAVVGAMVCVARLKPRVPVVGVGALVENMLGADATRPGDIVRAMSGTTVEIHNTDAEGRLVLADALHYTKTRFKPQCMIDLATLTGACVVALGEKLTGLYATHDEMRERMMRLGEETGDRLWHMPLYPEFGDMMKGKLADLCNISGGRYGGANTAAAFLQHFAEGTPWVHLDIAGPAHTSKEEPYRPAGGTGVGVRLLAELARTWTSLPKQKGKAFGT; this is encoded by the coding sequence ATGCGATTTTCCGTTGCGTCGGGCGACGGATGGTCCCAGGGCACCGACGCGATCATCCTTCCCATCGCCGAGAAGGCGAAGAACGACCGCCTCGACAAGGCGCTCGGCGGCGCGCTCTCCGCGCTGGCCCGGCGCGGCGTGTTCGAGGGCAAGGCCGGCCAGGTGCACGCCCTGCGGGTCCCCTCGCGCGGGGGCAGGCGCGGGCCCGAGGTGGCGGTGCTGGCCGGACTGGGGAAGGCCGGGGAGGCGACGCAGGAGACGGTCCGCCGCGCCCTGGGCTCGGCCGGCAGGCGCGCCCGGAGCGAGGGTGCCCGGAGCGTGGCCGTTTCCCTGGACGGCGCGGTGGGCGGAGGTCTGGGGGCGGAGGAGGCCGCCCGGGCGGCGGCGGAGGGGCTGGCGCTCGGCCTCTACCGGATGGAGCGCTTCAAGGGCGCGAAGAGCCGGGAGAAGCTCGCCAAGGAGCGCATGGAGCGGGCCGTCCTCTGCGGCGGAAGGGGCATCTCCCGGTCCGCCATGAGCCGGGGGATGCGGCTCGGGCAGATCCTGGCCGAGGGCACGGCCGTGGCGCGCGACCTGGTGAACACCCCGAGCAACGAGAAGCGCCCGCCCGACCTCGCCGCCGAGGTGCGGCGCATCGCGCGCAAGGCGGGGCTCAGGTGCACCGTCCTGGACGGCCGCCAGCTCGCCAGGCTCAAGATGGGGGCCCTCCTGGCCGTCGCGCGCGGGAGCTCCGCCCCGGCCCGCGTGTTCGTCCTGGAATACCGGCCCGGCCGGAGCTCGTCCAGGCCCATCGCGTTCGTGGGGAAGGGCGTCACCTTCGACACGGGGGGCATCTCCATCAAGCCCAGCTCGGGCCTCGAGCTCATGACCACCGACATGAGCGGAGCGGCCGCCGTGGTGGGGGCCATGGTCTGCGTCGCGCGCCTCAAGCCCCGGGTGCCCGTCGTCGGAGTGGGGGCCCTGGTCGAGAACATGCTGGGCGCGGACGCCACCCGCCCCGGCGACATCGTGCGCGCCATGAGCGGCACCACCGTCGAGATCCACAACACCGACGCCGAGGGGAGGCTCGTCCTGGCCGACGCCCTCCACTACACCAAGACGCGCTTTAAGCCCCAGTGCATGATCGACCTCGCCACCCTGACCGGGGCCTGCGTCGTGGCCCTGGGCGAAAAGCTCACGGGGCTCTACGCCACCCACGACGAGATGCGGGAGCGCATGATGCGGCTCGGGGAGGAGACGGGGGATAGGCTGTGGCACATGCCCCTCTACCCCGAGTTCGGCGACATGATGAAGGGAAAGCTCGCCGATCTCTGCAACATCTCCGGAGGGCGCTACGGCGGGGCGAACACGGCGGCGGCCTTCCTCCAGCATTTCGCCGAGGGCACCCCCTGGGTCCACCTCGACATCGCGGGCCCGGCCCACACCTCGAAGGAGGAGCCCTACCGCCCCGCCGGGGGCACCGGGGTGGGGGTGCGGCTCCTGGCCGAGCTCGCCCGCACCTGGACCAGCCTCCCCAAGCAGAAGGGCAAGGCCTTCGGGACGTGA
- a CDS encoding CoA ester lyase, whose translation MARPLVTTPLRSMLFTPGSNEKMVAKAPSSGADGALYDLEDSVAPAQKQKARELVAQAIPGLKKAPGAPLTTLVRVNAVETGMLEKDLEAVAVAGLDAIFLPKPESAADARTADAILTRLEKDRSLEAGGIGIILQIESAKGVVNCYEMCTAVPRVVGINFGSAEDADLCRDLGATWSPDGVTLLYARSKALTDARAAGMPHPTDGVYMRLDDEAGCRADAALARQLGYTGKAAIHPKQIAIFNEVFSPSPAEVDYYEGMMQALGEGTKAGLGAVTYKGKMVDVAMAKHAERVLARARTIKGR comes from the coding sequence ATGGCACGACCCCTCGTCACCACGCCGCTCCGCTCCATGCTCTTCACCCCCGGCAGCAACGAGAAGATGGTCGCCAAGGCCCCCTCCTCGGGCGCCGACGGGGCCCTCTACGACCTGGAGGACTCGGTCGCCCCGGCCCAGAAGCAGAAGGCCCGCGAGCTCGTGGCCCAGGCCATCCCCGGGCTCAAGAAGGCCCCCGGCGCCCCCCTCACCACCCTGGTGCGGGTGAACGCGGTCGAAACCGGAATGCTGGAGAAGGACCTGGAGGCCGTCGCCGTCGCGGGCCTGGACGCCATCTTCCTCCCCAAGCCCGAGAGCGCGGCCGACGCCCGGACGGCGGACGCCATCCTCACCCGGTTGGAGAAGGACCGGAGCCTCGAGGCGGGGGGCATCGGGATTATCCTCCAGATCGAGAGCGCCAAGGGAGTGGTCAACTGCTACGAGATGTGCACGGCCGTCCCGCGCGTGGTGGGCATCAACTTCGGCAGCGCCGAGGACGCCGACCTCTGCCGGGACCTGGGCGCCACCTGGTCCCCGGACGGCGTCACCCTCCTCTACGCCCGCAGCAAGGCCCTGACGGACGCCCGCGCGGCGGGGATGCCCCACCCCACGGACGGCGTCTACATGCGGCTCGACGACGAGGCGGGCTGCCGGGCCGACGCCGCCCTCGCCAGGCAGTTGGGCTACACCGGCAAGGCGGCCATCCACCCCAAGCAGATCGCCATCTTCAACGAGGTCTTCTCCCCCAGCCCGGCCGAGGTGGACTACTACGAGGGGATGATGCAGGCCCTCGGGGAAGGCACGAAGGCGGGCCTGGGCGCCGTGACCTACAAGGGGAAGATGGTGGACGTGGCCATGGCCAAGCACGCCGAGAGGGTGCTGGCAAGGGCGCGGACGATCAAGGGGAGGTAA
- a CDS encoding 2-oxo acid dehydrogenase subunit E2, with amino-acid sequence MPIARIRMPRMGTSVHESTVVEWKKAAGDRVAKGEPLLSAESDKVEFEVESPADGVLKEVLVAPDATVPVGEVLALLETEEEIPDAPPETSPAPKAPAGGAAPKASGPPKQPEGDWVAPVAPLPPRQAPAVSPAPSRPAAPQARQAAPDSQGKWLSPRVQRLAAEHGIPLGTILGLPGTGAGGRVTARDVERFIEAGGSAAPSVRLLFRPLAEEGKPRERREPLTRLRRRIAENLSRSAAIPQASLWMDVDMSRIAAWREAHKERFREGHGASLSYTPFLALAIVHALRDPAHARLNARFEGDELHVARYVNLGIAVDTPEGLVVPVLREIDRMGFVDLVRAVDGLGARARSGGLTPDDMGGGTLTLTNFGASGARGGIPLLNPPEAAIIGTGLIAPRAAALPGGGIGLLPLMTLSLSFDHRANDGMAAGRFAAAVRSALEGMDLSHLES; translated from the coding sequence ATGCCCATCGCCCGCATCCGCATGCCGCGCATGGGCACGAGCGTTCACGAGAGCACCGTGGTCGAGTGGAAGAAGGCGGCGGGAGATCGCGTGGCGAAGGGAGAGCCTCTCCTCTCCGCCGAGAGCGATAAGGTGGAGTTCGAGGTCGAGAGCCCGGCGGACGGGGTGCTGAAGGAGGTCCTGGTCGCTCCGGACGCCACCGTCCCGGTGGGCGAGGTGCTCGCCCTGCTGGAAACGGAAGAAGAGATCCCCGACGCGCCTCCCGAGACCTCCCCCGCGCCGAAGGCCCCGGCCGGAGGCGCCGCACCGAAAGCCTCCGGCCCCCCCAAGCAGCCGGAGGGGGACTGGGTGGCCCCCGTGGCCCCGCTCCCGCCGCGCCAAGCCCCCGCCGTGTCCCCCGCCCCGTCGAGGCCCGCCGCTCCCCAAGCGCGGCAAGCGGCGCCCGATAGCCAAGGAAAATGGCTCTCCCCCCGCGTGCAGCGCCTCGCGGCGGAGCACGGCATCCCGCTGGGGACGATCCTCGGCCTCCCCGGCACGGGGGCGGGGGGCCGGGTGACGGCGCGGGACGTGGAGCGCTTCATCGAGGCGGGGGGCTCCGCCGCGCCCTCGGTGAGGCTCCTCTTCCGCCCCCTGGCGGAGGAAGGGAAGCCCCGTGAGCGGCGGGAGCCCCTGACCCGCCTCCGCCGGCGCATCGCCGAGAACCTCTCGCGCTCGGCGGCTATCCCCCAGGCGAGCCTGTGGATGGACGTGGACATGAGCCGCATCGCCGCCTGGCGCGAGGCCCACAAGGAGCGCTTCCGGGAGGGGCACGGGGCCTCGCTCAGCTACACGCCCTTCCTCGCCCTGGCCATCGTCCACGCCCTGCGCGACCCCGCCCACGCGCGGCTGAACGCCCGCTTCGAGGGGGACGAGCTGCACGTGGCGCGCTACGTCAACCTCGGGATCGCCGTGGACACGCCCGAGGGGCTCGTGGTACCCGTCCTGCGGGAGATCGACCGGATGGGCTTCGTGGACCTCGTCCGGGCGGTCGACGGCCTGGGCGCCCGCGCCCGCTCGGGGGGGCTCACCCCCGACGACATGGGGGGCGGCACTCTCACCCTCACCAACTTCGGCGCCTCGGGGGCCCGGGGGGGCATCCCCCTCCTCAACCCGCCCGAGGCGGCCATCATCGGGACGGGCCTGATCGCGCCGCGCGCGGCGGCCCTGCCCGGCGGAGGGATCGGCCTCCTTCCCCTGATGACGCTCTCGTTGTCGTTCGACCACCGGGCGAACGACGGCATGGCGGCGGGCCGCTTCGCCGCCGCCGTCCGCAGCGCGCTCGAAGGGATGGATCTCTCTCATTTGGAGTCTTAA
- a CDS encoding alpha-ketoacid dehydrogenase subunit beta — protein MSLITYREALSAALWEEMERDERVFLVGEDIGLGGGAFYITKGFQQHFGRDRVVDAPLSEAGFTGAAIGAALAGMRPVVEYQFADFVTEAFKMIVDFAAGNHYRRMGPVPIVLRLPSAALVSGGPYHSVNPESWFFGTPGLKIVAPATAYDAKGMLKQAIRDDNPVIFMEYKKFYNYRPADLPPQLQIDVPEGDYTVPFGQARTLREGEDLTLLTFGTSVLEALEAAQVLEREGVSAEVIDLRTLVPMDKEAILRSVKKTGKLLILHEARKRGGVGGEIAALIAEEVFEHLDAPIRRVGAPDCPVPLSPPLEKAYLPGTAQVVGALRELAAF, from the coding sequence ATGAGCCTCATCACCTACCGGGAGGCCTTGAGCGCCGCGCTCTGGGAGGAGATGGAGCGCGACGAGCGGGTATTCCTCGTCGGGGAGGACATCGGCCTGGGCGGGGGCGCCTTCTACATCACCAAGGGATTCCAGCAGCACTTCGGGCGCGACCGGGTGGTGGACGCCCCCTTGAGCGAGGCCGGCTTCACCGGCGCCGCCATCGGCGCCGCCCTGGCGGGGATGCGGCCCGTGGTGGAGTACCAGTTCGCGGACTTCGTGACCGAGGCCTTCAAGATGATCGTGGACTTCGCCGCCGGGAACCACTACCGGCGGATGGGCCCCGTCCCCATCGTCCTGCGCCTCCCCTCGGCGGCTCTCGTGAGCGGGGGCCCTTACCACAGCGTGAATCCCGAGAGCTGGTTCTTCGGCACGCCCGGCTTGAAGATAGTCGCCCCGGCCACCGCCTACGACGCCAAGGGGATGCTCAAGCAGGCCATCCGGGACGACAATCCCGTCATCTTCATGGAGTACAAGAAGTTCTACAACTACCGGCCGGCGGATCTCCCTCCCCAGCTCCAGATCGACGTTCCGGAGGGCGACTACACCGTGCCCTTCGGCCAGGCGCGCACCCTGCGCGAGGGCGAAGATCTGACCCTCCTCACCTTCGGGACCAGCGTCCTCGAGGCCCTCGAGGCCGCCCAGGTGCTGGAGAGGGAGGGCGTCTCGGCCGAGGTCATCGACCTTCGCACCCTCGTCCCCATGGACAAGGAGGCCATCCTCCGGAGCGTGAAGAAGACGGGCAAGCTCCTCATCCTCCACGAGGCCCGCAAGAGGGGCGGGGTCGGCGGAGAGATCGCCGCGCTCATCGCGGAGGAGGTGTTCGAGCACCTGGACGCCCCCATCCGCCGCGTCGGCGCGCCGGACTGCCCCGTGCCCCTCAGCCCGCCGCTCGAGAAGGCGTATCTCCCCGGCACCGCCCAGGTCGTCGGGGCGCTCCGGGAACTGGCCGCGTTCTAG
- a CDS encoding thiamine pyrophosphate-dependent dehydrogenase E1 component subunit alpha, protein MRAKIQNAASEPVRSEELAGLDFFRDLADRYLSIEGLEARWVPIQREDLRPGKPDALRLHHLLSLTRAVEETLDSAFRSGHVPGTAFFSRGNEAAGVGSASCLREEEWLVPMHRNCGAHLAKGHPPVSIMAHFFGRAGGPSEGRDGNFHMGYRPKKITQLISHIGTMVPIAAGIAWAAKLQRNGQAVLTYIGDGGTSSGDFHEAMNFAAVRKFPLAVVIDNNQYAYKTPLSDQYACPALALRASGYGVPGFLIDGTDVLLVREVVSRALERARRGGGPTLIESVTMRLGGHSVYDRFTDYVDMEKFKLWQEKRDPIKRFDQYLIEYEVLTPEEIAASHARARREAEEARDTALKLPFPDPAKVAEGVFAE, encoded by the coding sequence ATGCGGGCCAAAATCCAGAACGCCGCGAGCGAGCCGGTCCGGAGCGAGGAGCTCGCCGGGCTGGACTTCTTTCGCGACCTCGCGGACCGCTACCTCTCCATCGAGGGCCTGGAGGCGCGCTGGGTCCCCATCCAGCGCGAGGACCTGAGGCCCGGGAAACCGGACGCCCTCCGCCTCCACCACCTCCTCTCCCTGACCCGCGCCGTCGAGGAGACGCTCGACTCCGCCTTCCGCTCCGGGCACGTCCCGGGCACCGCCTTCTTCAGCCGGGGCAACGAGGCGGCCGGCGTGGGGAGCGCCTCCTGCCTGCGGGAGGAGGAATGGCTCGTCCCGATGCACCGCAACTGCGGGGCCCACCTCGCCAAGGGCCACCCCCCCGTCAGCATCATGGCCCATTTCTTCGGCCGGGCCGGCGGGCCCTCCGAAGGCCGCGACGGCAACTTCCACATGGGCTACCGGCCCAAGAAGATCACCCAGCTCATCAGCCACATCGGCACCATGGTCCCCATCGCGGCGGGCATCGCCTGGGCGGCCAAGCTCCAGCGGAATGGGCAGGCCGTCCTCACCTACATCGGGGACGGCGGCACCAGCTCGGGGGACTTCCACGAGGCCATGAACTTCGCGGCGGTGCGGAAGTTCCCCCTCGCCGTCGTGATCGACAACAACCAGTACGCCTACAAGACCCCCCTCTCGGACCAGTACGCCTGCCCCGCCCTGGCCCTCCGGGCGTCCGGCTACGGGGTGCCCGGCTTCCTCATCGACGGCACGGACGTGCTCCTGGTCCGCGAGGTCGTCTCCCGGGCCCTCGAGCGCGCCCGCCGGGGCGGGGGCCCCACCCTCATCGAGAGCGTCACCATGCGGCTGGGCGGGCACTCGGTCTACGACCGCTTCACCGACTACGTGGACATGGAGAAGTTCAAGCTCTGGCAGGAGAAGCGCGACCCGATCAAGCGCTTCGACCAGTACCTGATCGAGTACGAGGTGCTGACGCCCGAGGAGATCGCCGCCTCCCACGCCCGGGCCCGCCGGGAGGCGGAGGAGGCACGGGACACCGCCCTCAAGCTCCCCTTCCCCGATCCCGCCAAGGTGGCGGAGGGAGTGTTCGCCGAATGA
- a CDS encoding sugar kinase has protein sequence MSNLLVVGSMAIDSVKTPFGERDEAVGGSATYFSIAASFFAKIRLLAVVGRDFPEDTLNFLRARGVDLAGLERSDGQTFRWKGEYGYDLNTAHTLETRLNVFQSFRPQVPPAYKESEYLFLANIDPGLQASVLDQVKSPRFTACDTMNFWISGKREELLETLRRVDAVVINEAEARELAGESNIVRAARKVLAMGPETVVIKRGEYGALLFQNEHIFSAPGLPLEHIYDPTGAGDSFAGGFMGYLASTGDMTQAGFRRAVIYGSVMASFNVESFSYDRMRTLTAAEVHARYGEFSDLAHFERL, from the coding sequence ATGTCCAATCTCCTGGTTGTAGGCTCCATGGCCATCGACTCCGTCAAGACCCCCTTCGGCGAGCGCGACGAGGCCGTGGGCGGCTCGGCCACCTACTTCTCCATCGCCGCGAGCTTTTTCGCCAAGATCCGTCTCCTGGCCGTCGTGGGGCGAGATTTCCCGGAGGATACGCTCAACTTCCTCCGCGCGCGGGGGGTGGACCTGGCCGGCCTCGAGCGCAGCGACGGGCAGACCTTCCGCTGGAAAGGGGAGTATGGCTATGACCTCAACACCGCGCATACCCTGGAAACCCGCCTGAACGTGTTCCAGTCGTTCCGGCCCCAGGTGCCGCCCGCCTACAAGGAGAGCGAGTATCTCTTCCTGGCCAACATCGACCCGGGGCTCCAGGCATCGGTGCTGGACCAGGTGAAATCCCCGCGCTTCACCGCTTGCGACACCATGAACTTCTGGATCTCGGGCAAGCGCGAGGAGCTCCTGGAGACCCTCCGCCGGGTGGACGCGGTGGTAATCAACGAGGCCGAGGCGCGCGAGCTGGCCGGGGAGTCCAACATCGTCCGCGCCGCCCGCAAGGTCCTGGCGATGGGGCCCGAGACAGTGGTCATCAAGCGCGGGGAGTACGGGGCCCTCCTTTTCCAGAATGAGCATATATTTTCGGCCCCCGGCCTGCCCCTCGAGCACATCTACGACCCCACCGGCGCGGGCGACTCCTTCGCCGGAGGCTTCATGGGCTACCTGGCCTCCACGGGCGACATGACCCAGGCCGGCTTCCGCCGGGCCGTCATCTACGGAAGCGTGATGGCCTCCTTCAACGTGGAGTCGTTCAGCTACGACCGGATGCGCACCCTGACGGCGGCGGAGGTCCACGCCCGGTACGGAGAGTTCAGTGACCTCGCCCACTTCGAGCGCTTGTAG
- the rsmD gene encoding 16S rRNA (guanine(966)-N(2))-methyltransferase RsmD: protein MRIIGGRARGRRLASPRGETVRPTGDRVREALFNIWGQNLEGVRLLDVCAGSGAISLEALSRGAAEAVALEVDPGLCRRLEEEAGRLGLSAGLKVVRGDARRELARLRQSGAPPFDLAFVDPPWRETALRRELADLLFEPSALCREAAVEVPRGEEFMAPAGAELIRQSRYGDTRLCFLRVREGRGA, encoded by the coding sequence GTGCGCATCATCGGCGGCCGCGCCCGGGGCCGCCGCCTCGCCTCCCCCCGGGGGGAGACGGTCCGGCCCACCGGGGATCGAGTCCGTGAGGCCCTCTTCAACATCTGGGGCCAGAACCTCGAGGGGGTCCGGCTCCTCGACGTCTGCGCCGGGAGCGGGGCCATCTCCTTGGAGGCCTTGAGCCGAGGCGCCGCCGAGGCGGTGGCGCTCGAGGTCGACCCGGGCCTCTGCCGGCGCCTAGAGGAGGAGGCCGGGCGCCTGGGCCTCTCGGCGGGTCTCAAGGTCGTCCGCGGCGACGCGAGGCGGGAGTTGGCCCGCCTCCGGCAATCGGGGGCGCCGCCGTTCGACCTGGCGTTCGTCGACCCGCCGTGGCGGGAAACCGCCCTGCGGCGCGAACTGGCGGACCTTCTCTTCGAGCCGTCCGCGCTCTGCCGGGAGGCGGCGGTCGAGGTCCCGAGGGGGGAGGAATTTATGGCTCCCGCGGGCGCGGAGCTCATCCGGCAATCGAGGTATGGGGACACGCGGCTCTGTTTTTTGAGGGTGAGGGAAGGGCGGGGGGCCTGA